From a region of the Puniceicoccales bacterium genome:
- the argS gene encoding arginine--tRNA ligase: protein MDWFNVLECLRKEVIDVASKIDEFQGFTDPEVRLAEAQFGDLQVNGVLPFAKKNGMNPKLLAEKLMDAFIRNDHRRYFAVEVSDPGFVNFRLTSNFFINWMSNNADASRITATSANLFKGKKIVIDYSSPNTAKQMHVGHLRSMIIGEAIQRMLRFCGADIIRDNHVGDWGTQFGILLAEMKAGKVDLSACSPEEVLDLLEEIYRSGNEKAKTDASFLEKARNELVKLQAGDKESLALWEQINKVSYKAFEDIYEEMNVGFDYVLGESFYRDKVDRVYAELEESGIAEYDDGALVVFHREHERFRKQPFIVKKSDGASNYATTDLATVLYRVETLDADELIYVTDSRQQDHFQQLFMTISKWFSHFDRKIPELRHVWFGTVLGENGKAIKTRSGEAVKLKQLLDEAKRRAYAVVSEKNPDLPEEEKKEVARVVGLGAVKYVDLSQNRTHDYIFSWDKMLSFDGNTAPYLLYAVARLRAIFRKIKNTSVLGNSDRPMTPLTTREEHFLCRKIVMFPVMLRQAIEDLRPHFLCNYLYELASEFSVFYNLNKIISEDSEDFIRRMMICSRVLDILEIGLGLLGLETLEKM from the coding sequence ATGGATTGGTTTAATGTCCTAGAATGTCTTAGAAAAGAAGTTATCGATGTTGCTAGCAAGATCGATGAATTTCAAGGATTTACTGATCCTGAAGTCAGGCTTGCCGAGGCTCAATTTGGCGATTTGCAGGTCAATGGTGTCTTGCCCTTTGCTAAGAAAAACGGAATGAATCCAAAGTTGTTAGCAGAGAAGCTGATGGATGCATTTATACGCAATGACCATAGAAGGTACTTTGCCGTTGAAGTATCCGATCCAGGGTTCGTAAATTTCAGGCTGACGTCCAATTTTTTCATAAACTGGATGTCGAACAATGCGGATGCTAGTAGAATCACAGCCACATCGGCTAATTTGTTCAAAGGTAAGAAGATAGTCATCGATTATTCTTCTCCAAATACGGCAAAACAAATGCATGTGGGCCATCTACGATCGATGATAATAGGCGAAGCCATTCAGAGGATGTTGAGGTTTTGCGGTGCGGATATCATAAGGGATAACCATGTTGGTGACTGGGGTACACAGTTTGGCATCCTATTGGCAGAGATGAAGGCAGGGAAAGTGGATCTATCGGCCTGCTCTCCGGAAGAGGTGTTGGATCTCCTGGAGGAAATCTATAGAAGTGGTAACGAAAAGGCAAAAACCGATGCTTCGTTTTTAGAAAAGGCTAGAAATGAGTTGGTGAAATTACAAGCCGGTGACAAAGAAAGTTTAGCTCTTTGGGAACAAATTAACAAGGTATCCTACAAGGCCTTCGAAGACATATATGAGGAAATGAATGTGGGATTTGACTATGTGCTAGGCGAGTCCTTTTATAGGGATAAGGTGGATAGGGTCTACGCCGAGCTGGAAGAGTCTGGCATTGCCGAGTATGACGATGGCGCACTGGTGGTTTTTCATAGAGAACACGAGCGTTTTAGGAAACAACCATTTATCGTTAAAAAATCCGATGGTGCATCAAATTATGCTACCACTGATTTGGCCACAGTGCTTTATCGTGTTGAGACATTGGATGCCGACGAGTTGATCTATGTCACAGATAGTAGACAGCAGGACCATTTCCAGCAACTATTCATGACCATCTCAAAGTGGTTCAGCCATTTCGACAGAAAAATTCCTGAGCTGCGACATGTATGGTTTGGTACGGTGTTAGGAGAAAATGGCAAAGCGATAAAGACCCGTTCTGGTGAGGCTGTAAAATTGAAGCAACTGCTCGATGAGGCCAAACGACGTGCCTATGCTGTGGTTAGTGAAAAAAATCCTGATCTGCCAGAGGAAGAGAAAAAGGAAGTGGCTAGAGTGGTTGGATTGGGTGCCGTGAAGTATGTCGATTTGTCGCAAAATAGGACCCATGATTACATTTTTTCCTGGGATAAAATGTTATCCTTTGATGGCAACACAGCTCCCTATTTGTTGTATGCCGTGGCCAGATTACGTGCCATTTTCAGAAAAATCAAAAACACTTCGGTGTTAGGTAATAGTGACAGGCCAATGACACCATTAACCACAAGGGAAGAACATTTTTTGTGTCGTAAAATTGTAATGTTTCCGGTCATGTTGCGCCAGGCAATTGAAGATCTAAGGCCTCATTTTTTATGTAATTATCTATACGAACTCGCCAGCGAGTTTTCAGTATTTTACAATCTGAATAAAATAATTAGCGAGGATTCCGAGGACTTTATCCGGCGGATGATGATTTGTTCTAGAGTCCTAGATATACTGGAAATTGGATTGGGACTACTTGGCTTGGAAACTCTTGAAAAAATGTAA